One window of the Excalfactoria chinensis isolate bCotChi1 unplaced genomic scaffold, bCotChi1.hap2 Scaffold_74, whole genome shotgun sequence genome contains the following:
- the LOC140265232 gene encoding olfactory receptor 14J1-like, with the protein MPNSSSISEFLLLPLADTRQLQLLHFWLLLVIYLAALLGNGLISTAVACDQRLHTPMYFFLLNLALLDLGCISTTLPKAMANALWDTRAISYAGCAAQIFFFVFFLAAEYYLLTIMSYDRYVAICQPLHYRTLMDSRACATMAAAAWGAGVLNSLLHTASTFSLPLCQGNVVNQFFCEIPQILKLSCSESNLREVVLIIFSVSLAFGCFVFIVVSYVLIFLAVLRMPSDQGRHKAFSTCLPHLAVVSLFVSTAFFAYLKPPSIFSPLLDLTVALVYTVVPPTLNPIIYSMRNREIKHALSKLLQ; encoded by the coding sequence atgcccaacagcagctccatcagcgagttcctcctgctgccgttggcagacacgcggcagctgcagctcctgcacttctggctcttgctggtcatctacctggctgccctcctgggcaacggcctcatcagcacagccgtagcctgcgaccagcgcctgcacacccccatgtacttcttcctgctcaacctggccctcctcgacctgggctgcatctccaccactctccccaaagccatggccaacgccctctgggacaccagggccatctcctacgcaggatgtgctgcacagatctttttctttgtcttcttcctcgCCGCAGAGTATtaccttctcaccatcatgtcctatgaccgctacgttgccatctgccaGCCCCTGCACTACaggaccttgatggacagcagagcttgtgccaccatggcagcagctgcctggggtgctggggttctcaattccctgctgcacactgccagtacgttttcactgcctctctgccaaggcaatgttgtcaaccagtttttctgtgaaatcccccagatcctcaagctctcctgctcagaatcaaatctcagggaagttgtgcttatcatttttagtgtcagtttagcctttggctgctttgttttcatagttgtgtcctatgtgctgatcttccttgccgtgctgaggatgccctctgatcagggacggcacaaagccttctccacgtgcctccctcacctggccgtggtctctctatttgtcagcactgccttttttgcctacctgaagcccccctccattttCTCCCCgctcctggatctgacagtggcacttgtGTACACAGTGgtgcctccaacactgaaccctattatctacagcatgaggaacagggagatcaagcatgcTCTCAGCAAGCTGTTGCAGTAA
- the LOC140265239 gene encoding olfactory receptor 14C36-like, protein MPNSSSISEFLLLPLADTRQLQLLHFWLLLGIYLAALLGNGLISTAVACDQRLHTPMYFFLLNLALLDLGCISTTLPKAMANALWDTRAISYAGCAAQLFLFLFFMSAEFSLLTIMSYDRYVAICKPLHYGTLMDSRACATMAAAAWGAGVLHSLMHTVSTFSLPLCQGNVVNQFFCEIPQILKLSCSESNLREVVFIIFSISLGFGCFFFIVVSYVQIFMAVLMMPSEQGRHKAFSTCLPHLAVLSLFLITAFFVYLKPPSVSSPFLDLTVSLLYSVVPPTLNPIIYSMRNREIKHALRMVLQ, encoded by the coding sequence atgcccaacagcagctccatcagcgagttcctcctgctgccgttggcagacacgcggcagctgcagctcctgcacttctggctcttgctgggcatctacctggctgccctcctgggcaacggcctcatcagcacagccgtagcctgcgaccagcgcctgcacacccccatgtacttcttcctgctcaacctggccctcctcgacctgggctgcatctccaccactctccccaaagccatggccaacgccctctgggacaccagggccatctcctacgcaggatgtgctgcacaactttttctctttctcttcttcatgtcagcagagttttcccttctcaccatcatgtcctatgaccgctacgttgccatctgcaagcccctgcactacgggaccttgatggacagcagagcttgtgccaccatggcagcagctgcctggggtgctggggtTCTCCATTCCTTGATGCACACTGTtagtacgttttcactgcctctctgccaaggcaatgttgtcaaccagtttttctgtgaaatcccccagatcctcaagctctcctgctcagaatcaaatctcagggaagttgtgtttatcatttttagtatcagtttaggatttggctgcttttttttcatagttgtgtcctatgtgcagatcttcatggccgtgctgatgatgccctctgagcagggacggcacaaagccttctccacgtgcctccctcacctggccgtgctgtccctgtttctcatcactgccttttttgtctacctgaagcccccctccgTTTCCTCCCCattcctggatctgacagtgtCACTTCTGTACTCGGTGGTTCCTCCgacactgaaccctattatctacagcatgaggaacagggagatcaagcatgcTCTCAGGATGGTGTTGCAATAA